Genomic window (Sediminispirochaeta smaragdinae DSM 11293):
GGACCTACGGGATAAGCTTTCCAAGGCCAAAGAGGAGCTCAAAGCCCTGGGCCAGGTGAATTTGATGGCCCCTGAGGAGTTTTCCGAGGTTAAGGAGCGCTACGACTTTCTTAATGGTCAACTTGATGATCTCTACAAGGCCAGAGAGGATCTTACCCGCATTACCAAACAGATCAGGGTTGAGTCTACCGAACTTTTCCTCGACACCTACGAAAAGATAAAGAAAAACTTTCATTCGATGTTTCGCCGTCTTTTCGGAGGAGGAAGAGGAGAGCTTCAGCTTACAGAGCCCAATGAGGTTCTTACCAGCGGTATTGAGATATACGCTCAGCCTCCGGGAAAGAAACTTGAGAATATCTCCCTGCTTTCCGGTGGAGAAAGGAGCCTGACAGCCGTCGGACTGCTGTTCGCCACCTATATGGTGAAACCTTCTCCTTTTTGTATTCTTGATGAGATCGATGCTGCCCTTGACGAATCGAACGTCGGCCGTTTTGTCAATGTATTGATGGAATTCGGTAACAAGAGCCAGTTTATCGTTATTACTCATAACAAGAAGACGGTCGCCGGTGCGAAAACCCTTCTCGGTGTAACCATGGAGGAGTCCGGTGTTTCGAAGATCATCGCCGTCAGACTGGCCGACGATGGAAATGTTGTTGAAGAGGAAGTCGATGAGCCGGATGGAGTTCCTACAGAGTAGGGCCTTTCGTATTTATCTTACGGTGACCCTCTCGGTTGCCGTTCTCGCTCTTTTGGTGACCATTGTCGTTGCCCTGGCCTCTTCTGCCCATGCTCCGCAGAGAAGTAGGATAACTTCTCCTCAACCGCAATCTGTGACAGGGAAGAAAACGCAGATTGCTCCCGAATCCATGCTTCTGCCCCAAAGCTGGAAAAGCCCTGATACGGTCGAGCTGATTCCTTACCACCAATCCTCCGGAACCTGGGATGATGAGCGAATCAGGCCCTTTTGGGTTGCTCCTGGTCAGGTAGAGCAGGAGTCCCTGCAGAAGAAAAGCGATGAGGCGGTAGAGCAATTTCTGGGGACATTGCCGTGATCGTACGATCCCTCGGGTTGGGCTTTGTATTCTTGTTGACCCTTGCCTCGTGCGCATCTGGTCCCGCTACGCGGCAGTCTACCGATCTGAGGATCGACACCGGGGGGCAGGAGGCGGATACTGCCCCTATAAACGCTTCTGTAATGGATCCGGCGCCCATCTTGATTTCCGATCTGCTAAGGCCGGCGGGCGGGGAAGATGAGTCATATTCGGTCGATTTACCACTTCCCGAGCCTCCTGCTCCGCCCCTTCCCGAATGTATTTCGGTCTCCATGCTTCCGGCTTCTTCCGAATATGATTTTTCCCAATTGGAGGGTATCGATGAGCCTGTTCCTCCTTCCGTACCGGACACCCCGAAGCTAAGCGAGTCCGAAATTGAGGCAGTTCCCCGCCCCAAGGCGATTCCCAAACCAATGGCTGCCGTGGAAGCGGATTCTGAACCGAGCAGCGAATCCGGGGCTTCTGCCGTGGAAGGATCTGCGGCGGTGAAAGCTCCGGCCGTCGTTCCGGCATCCTCTTCTTCCGTTTCTTCCGTCGTTACTCCTCCTTCTGCAAGCCTGGATTCGCAGGAGAATCCCATCGTCTCGGAGCTTACTGCGGCGGTAGGCGAAAATGTGACCATTATCCTCGATGGAAGGGGGTGGATCTATCTGGGAGCAAAATCCCAATCGTCTGTCGGAGCCTCGGGCGAAAGTCCGGTGGAATTTATGGAACGCAGCTTTGGAGAAAACAACAGCCGCTTTCTTTTCCTTACCGTAGCCGAGGGAAATGTGCTCCTCAGCTTCCAAAAACAGGAGGCGGCAACGGGGAAAAGCCTATCCCAACGCTATCTCGTGATAGTTACCGGCTCCGAAGAGGCAGCCGCTTCCCAGGGGCAGGGACACCCGGCATCTGCAGGAAATAGCTCCGAGGGCTTTGAAAAACAGGATGGGACACTTGTTCCTTCTTTCAGTATAGACGAGTTGGCCACGGCCTACCGAGAGGGGCGGCAAACAGAGGCCCTTTCCCATCTTTTAGAGCTTCTTGATGCCGAAAAAGAGAAAAAGGATTCGCCCCTTGGTCTTTCCCAATTTGCCATACTTGAGAAGCCCGGAGCCGACGCTGTTTCGATGCTTCAGGCCTCTTCGCTTCTCGAGCTCCTTGATAGCCAGGTTGAACGGGGTGGGGGAAAGGAGGTGCTTGACTTTTTGCTTTGGTTTGTACCTTCGCTTCCGTCCTCTCAGCGGGATGAATTCTACTATCGTATCGGCCGTCTTTATGAGGAGACACTGCGTCCGCAAAACCCCGAACAGGCGGTTGAATACTACCGAAAAATCAGGGAAGCTTATCCGTGGAGTCGCTACTGGAATGATGCAGTAAAACGGGAACGCTACCTGCGCCGTCACTTTTTAGAACTACGTTAGGCGTTGACACGGCTTTGCAAAATGCGGTATAAAACCTAGAACTGCGGACGATGGGATTGGTATGTTAGAAAGAATTTCCGATAAGTTTTCAGATATTTTTAGGCAACTCTCGGGTAAGGCAACCATTTCTGAGAAAAATATTCAGGATGCCGTCGAAGAGATCAAGGTTGCGTTGCTCGAGGCTGATGTAAACCTTCGGGTTGTTCGACGATTTGTGAATCGAACCATCGAAGAGGCTAAAGGTGAGGCCGTTCTCAAAGCGGTAAACCCCGGCCAGCAGTTTGTGAAGATTGTAAACGATAAAATCGTGCAACTGCTTGGCGACGAGCATCAGGATCTTGAGCTTAAAGGGCCGGATGCCCTCTCTTCCATTTTGATGATGGGACTTCAAGGTTCCGGAAAGACGACCACTTCTGCGAAGCTGGGGCTTCGCCTTAAAAAAGAGGGACGAAGGGTTCTTTTGGTTGCCGCCGACTTGGTTCGTCCTGCCGCTGTCGATCAGCTCAAGGTCCTTGGTAAGCAGGTCGATCTTGAGGTCTTCTCCCTTGAAAAAGAGAAAGATCCGGTAAAGCTTGTCGGCGAAGCCAAAAAATATGCGATCAAGTCGAGTTTCAACACTATGATTGTAGATACGTCGGGACGTCTTCATCTTGATGAAGAGATGATGAAGCAGATTGTCGATATCAAGAGGGTCCTTGATCCTCAGGAACAGCTTTTCGTTGCCGATTCAATGACCGGGCAGGAAGCGGTTACCATAGCAAAGTCGTTTGACGAACAGGTCGGTATCAGCGGTGTTGTGCTGACCAAGTTCGATTCCGATACACGCGGAGGCGCCGCCCTTTCCCTTAAGAGCGTCACCGGTAAGCCGATCAAGTATGTCGGTGTGGGAGAAAAACCCGAGGACCTTGACCCCTTTTATCCCGAGCGGATCGCTTCCCGTATCCTCGGCATGGGAGATGTCGTCAGTCTGGTGGAAAAGGCTCAGGAAACCATCGATCTTGAAGAGGCTGCGGCCCTGCAGGAGAAAATGATTTCCGCCACCTTTACCCTGGAGGACTATCTCGAATCCTTTGCACGGATGCGAAAGATGGGAAGTGTTCAGTCGCTTCTTGAGATGATCCCCGGTGCCAAGGGGGCCATCAGCGAGGACGACATCGACGAAAAGGAGATGAAAAAGGAAGAGGCAATCATCCTCTCCATGACCATTGTAGAGCGTCGCAATCACCGGATCATCGGTCCCTCTCGCAGGAAGAGGATAGCAAAAGGAAGCGGTTCCTCTGTCGCCGAGGTAAACCGTCTGATCAAACGTTTCGAAAAGATGCGACTTATGATGAAAAAGGTTTCGAAGAATAAAAAATACCAAGCTAAGTTGATGCAAAATCTTGGTGTATAATTTTCAAGAACGCGTTAGGAGGTTCTAGTTGAGTGTTAAAATAAGACTGAAGCGGTTCGGGACCAAGAAACGGCCCTACTATCGAATTGTCGTTATGGATTCCAGGGCTCCCCGCGACGGCCGGACCCTGGATGAGGTTGGTCTTTATCATCCCATCGAAAATGCTGACCGTCAGCTTCGACTCGATGAGGAAAAGATCAAGGGATGGATTTCCAAAGGCGCGCAGCCGACCGATACGGTCAGAAAGCTGCTCAACAGCCGAGAAATCCGTATCGAACGTTAAACGGCGCCGTCGCCCTGGGAGTTAGAAACGTGGAAAAAGATCTTGTTGAGTATATTGCAAAGTCCCTTGTTGACGATCCCGACGGGGTGGAAGTGAATTTGATTGAGGGTGAGAAATCCACTATTCTCGAACTACGGGTTTCTCAGGATGATATCGGAAAGGTGATCGGAAAACACGGCCGGATTGCAAAAGCGGTACGAACGATACTTAGTGCTTCGGCTACCAAAACCGGTAAAAGGGTTGTGCTCGAGATCCTCGATTGATGGATACGGTTGTTATTGGTAAGGTGCGGACCTCACATGGGGTCCGCGGCTTATTGAAGGTACGAAGTCTTTCCGGAGAGACCGGCCACTTTCTTGCTCTTAAGGAAGTGGTATTGAAACGTGAGCGTGGTGAGCGCTCTTTTGTCGTTGAATCTGTTCGGGTCGCCGGCAGTGATCTGTTGATGAAGCTTCGGGGAATCGATTCCCCTGAAGAAGGAAAGCTCTGGGCAGGTGCCGATATGATTGTGTCAAAAGAGCTTGGAGCGGCCTTGCGCGAAGATGAATATTACTATTCCGATCTTATAGGCTGCGCTGTGGTGTGCCGTGGATCGGAGGTGGGAACGATTGTTTCGATCGTTGAAAACGGTGTTTCTGACCTTTTAGAGGTCAAGACCGATGGGGGAAAATGGATTGTTCCCTTTCAGAAGCACTTCGTCGGTTCCGTGGATCTTGTTTCCCGGACTGTCGAGCTTCTGGAACCGGGATTGTTGGAATGAAATTTACCATTCTGACGCTTTTTCCCGAGATTATTGAAGGGTTTTTCTCTTCGTCGATCATGGCAAAGGCTGTTGAACGAGGGTTGATTGATCTTCGTCTGGTTGATGTGAGAGATTTTGCCTTTGATCGTCACAGAACCTGCGATGATGCGCCCTACGGCGGCGGGGCCGGAATGGTCCTAAAGGCCGAACCTCTTGCCGGTGCTCTGGATTCGGTGGATGCAGCGGACAAGCGGGTCGTGTTTCCGACGCCTTCGGGAAGGCCCTTTACGCAGGAAAAGGCTTGCGAACTCTCCAGAGAGGGAGAGCTTGTCTTTATCTGCGGAAGATACGAGGGGATCGATCAGCGGATAATCGATCTCTATGTCGATGACGAGCTCTCTATCGGCGATTATGTGATTTCTTCCGGTGAAGTTGCAAGTTTGGTTATGATCGATGCGATCTATCGGCTTGTCGACGGGGTTATCAGCGGCGAATCACTCGAGGAAGAGAGTTTTACCGATGATTTGCTGGAATATCCGCATTATACGCGACCGCAGGTATTCCGCGGTCTTGTGGTTCCGGATATACTGCTATCCGGCCACCATGCCGAGATTGCTCGATGGCGTCACCAGCGACGTATCGAAAAGACGGCGGCAAATAGACCCGAACTGCTGAAACGCAGTGGGGACGAGGACAGAACGAATACGTATTGAAAAGGAAATACGAAAGGGGACGGCAATGGATGTGATAAAAACGATCGAAGCAGAGCAGCTTACCGAAGGACGCGAGAATTTCCGCATCGGTGATACGGTGAAGGTCCACTACAAGATTGTTGAGGGACAGACCGAGCGGATTCAGGTCTATGAAGGCTTGGTGATCGCTATGAACAACGGCGGTGTCAGAAAAACCGTTACCGTGCGCAAGATGTCGTACGGAGTGGGAGTGGAAAGGGTATTTCCTCTTCATAGCCCGAAGATCGAAAAGATTGAGTTGGTACGCCATGGGCGGGTTCGCCGTGCAAAGCTTTACTATATACGGGATCGTGTGGGAAAGGCTTCAAAGGTACGCGAGCTGATCAAAAAGAAGGGACAAAAGGCAAGCGAGGCTGCCAGATAAGCCTGGCTCATGTCCTCACTTGTTATCCCTCAGTCTGTATTAACACAAGCCGGATTGTACCCGATGGTGCGGTCCGGTCTTTTTGTCTCCTTTGAGGTTCTTGATACAGATGGGAAGGGTAAGTGGACCATTCTTTTGGAAGGAAAACGGTTGCAAGTCTCTTCTGATGTAATCCTTGAAAAGGGACGTCGATATGGGGCTTCTCTGCATGTTTCCAATGGTCAGGTACGATTGAAACTTGATGCCCTTTCCCGCTCCGGTAGTGTGACTGATATGTTTAACAATGCTGCGGGGAGTAAGCTTTCGATGGACGTGGTGCGAATCCTCACGGCCGCGGCTCTTCCGCTTCGAGGGGCGTTGGTGGATGAGGTTGTGAGCCTGCTTCGCCGCTTCCAAAGCGATCGTTTTGGTATCCGACTCATCTCTTTGTTACTTGGAAAGGACATTGATCCCGGGGCAGGGAATGCCTATCATACGCTTCTGCCTCTGTTCGATTTCGGTGGCGATGGGGGACAAGAGAAACGAAGGCAACACCGTCGGCGTCGCGAGAGGGCTTTCTCTCCGGAGCTTTTGAAAGAGGTGATCACTGATTCCTGTAAGGAGGGCTCTCTCCTTACCCTCTTTAATCAGCTGAAAGGACGCGGGGATGATCACTGGATGCTTTTTCCCCTTCCCGAACTCCGTGAGGGGAAAGATAATCTTTCAGGTGTTTTACGAATTCGTTTTAAGGGCATGCCTCCTGCAGTGAATTTTAGCCGTGCTGTTCTCGACCTTCGTCTTTGTGAGGCGGAACGGTTTTTCTTTATTGTGGAACCTGCCGACGGTAGCTTGAGACTTTCGGCTTTATTGCCGGAGGATCGTTTGAATCGCTTGGATCATCGTCTGCTTGCAGATTTTCAGAAAAAATTGGATAACCTTGGGATTCGTTTTGACGATATTAAAAGTATGGAAGGGTTCGACGGTTGTGATTTCCCTGATGAAAAGGGTCCGAGAGGTTTTGATGCTTTGGTGTGAAGAAAAGGATGCTTGAAAAAGCCATAGCTCTTGCATATGATAGAGACACATATTCTGCACCGCGGATTACCGCCAAGGGAAGTGGTGAAGCGGCAAAACGGCTTATTGCCCTTGCCAAAAAACATGGTGTGCCTGTAATGGGTGACGAGGAACTTGTACAGCGGCTTTATCTCTTTGATCTTGAAGCGGTCATTCCGGAAGACCTCTATGAAGTTGTTGCGGAAATCTACAGTTTTGTTTGGAATTTACGGGAAGGCGCATGAAAAAATATAAAGTCAGTGAGCTTCAGGACGGTATGCAGTTTTCTGCCCCCGTTTATATTGATGAAGAGAGTCTCCTGGTTCCTGAAGGGGTGGCAATCCGCGAGAAAGATATTGAACGATTAAAACGTTGGGAGGTCGAGGTTGTCACCAGCGAGGGTTCTCCCATCATTGAGCAGGATTTCCAGCAGCAGATATCTTCGATCGACGGTAATATCGGGAAGAAGTTACTTCAACTCTATTCCGATGCCTTGACCATTGCAGATCAATTCTATGTTGATGCGGAACAGGGAAGCGGCCTTGATACAGGAGCCGTCGATGAATTGATGGGCAGTTATTATCCTGCTCTCCGCGATGCTGTTGACGATGCCATGGGATTGACCTTTCGTCAAAGTAAAACCGAAAGCCGTTATGCCGGTGGGGCCATCAATTGTATGATTCTTTCCATGGCCATAGGGCAACGCATTAATCTTCCCGGGCACCGCTTGATGAATCTTGCTTTGGCAGCTTTTCTTCACGATATTGGCATGACAAGAATACCTCGTGCCATTGTCGAAAAGAAAGAGCGTTTGACAGAAGATGAGATGAAAGCGGTTATGGCCCATCCTATTCACTCCTACAGAATCATTACAAAAGAGCTTGGACTTTCCGAAGAAGTGGGAAGAATTGTCCTTCTTCATCATGAGCGCTGGGATGGTAAGGGGTATCCAAAGGGCTTAACCGGAAAAGAAATCCCTGTAGCATCCAGAATTATCTCTGTTGCAGATGCTTATGAGGCAATGATTCGCGATCGCCCCTATCGGGGCTCGATGATAGGCTATAAAGCGGTCCGCCAG
Coding sequences:
- a CDS encoding tetratricopeptide repeat protein, translating into MIVRSLGLGFVFLLTLASCASGPATRQSTDLRIDTGGQEADTAPINASVMDPAPILISDLLRPAGGEDESYSVDLPLPEPPAPPLPECISVSMLPASSEYDFSQLEGIDEPVPPSVPDTPKLSESEIEAVPRPKAIPKPMAAVEADSEPSSESGASAVEGSAAVKAPAVVPASSSSVSSVVTPPSASLDSQENPIVSELTAAVGENVTIILDGRGWIYLGAKSQSSVGASGESPVEFMERSFGENNSRFLFLTVAEGNVLLSFQKQEAATGKSLSQRYLVIVTGSEEAAASQGQGHPASAGNSSEGFEKQDGTLVPSFSIDELATAYREGRQTEALSHLLELLDAEKEKKDSPLGLSQFAILEKPGADAVSMLQASSLLELLDSQVERGGGKEVLDFLLWFVPSLPSSQRDEFYYRIGRLYEETLRPQNPEQAVEYYRKIREAYPWSRYWNDAVKRERYLRRHFLELR
- the ffh gene encoding signal recognition particle protein → MLERISDKFSDIFRQLSGKATISEKNIQDAVEEIKVALLEADVNLRVVRRFVNRTIEEAKGEAVLKAVNPGQQFVKIVNDKIVQLLGDEHQDLELKGPDALSSILMMGLQGSGKTTTSAKLGLRLKKEGRRVLLVAADLVRPAAVDQLKVLGKQVDLEVFSLEKEKDPVKLVGEAKKYAIKSSFNTMIVDTSGRLHLDEEMMKQIVDIKRVLDPQEQLFVADSMTGQEAVTIAKSFDEQVGISGVVLTKFDSDTRGGAALSLKSVTGKPIKYVGVGEKPEDLDPFYPERIASRILGMGDVVSLVEKAQETIDLEEAAALQEKMISATFTLEDYLESFARMRKMGSVQSLLEMIPGAKGAISEDDIDEKEMKKEEAIILSMTIVERRNHRIIGPSRRKRIAKGSGSSVAEVNRLIKRFEKMRLMMKKVSKNKKYQAKLMQNLGV
- the rpsP gene encoding 30S ribosomal protein S16, whose product is MSVKIRLKRFGTKKRPYYRIVVMDSRAPRDGRTLDEVGLYHPIENADRQLRLDEEKIKGWISKGAQPTDTVRKLLNSREIRIER
- a CDS encoding KH domain-containing protein — protein: MEKDLVEYIAKSLVDDPDGVEVNLIEGEKSTILELRVSQDDIGKVIGKHGRIAKAVRTILSASATKTGKRVVLEILD
- the rimM gene encoding ribosome maturation factor RimM (Essential for efficient processing of 16S rRNA) — encoded protein: MDTVVIGKVRTSHGVRGLLKVRSLSGETGHFLALKEVVLKRERGERSFVVESVRVAGSDLLMKLRGIDSPEEGKLWAGADMIVSKELGAALREDEYYYSDLIGCAVVCRGSEVGTIVSIVENGVSDLLEVKTDGGKWIVPFQKHFVGSVDLVSRTVELLEPGLLE
- the trmD gene encoding tRNA (guanosine(37)-N1)-methyltransferase TrmD, with translation MKFTILTLFPEIIEGFFSSSIMAKAVERGLIDLRLVDVRDFAFDRHRTCDDAPYGGGAGMVLKAEPLAGALDSVDAADKRVVFPTPSGRPFTQEKACELSREGELVFICGRYEGIDQRIIDLYVDDELSIGDYVISSGEVASLVMIDAIYRLVDGVISGESLEEESFTDDLLEYPHYTRPQVFRGLVVPDILLSGHHAEIARWRHQRRIEKTAANRPELLKRSGDEDRTNTY
- the rplS gene encoding 50S ribosomal protein L19, producing MDVIKTIEAEQLTEGRENFRIGDTVKVHYKIVEGQTERIQVYEGLVIAMNNGGVRKTVTVRKMSYGVGVERVFPLHSPKIEKIELVRHGRVRRAKLYYIRDRVGKASKVRELIKKKGQKASEAAR
- a CDS encoding EscU/YscU/HrcU family type III secretion system export apparatus switch protein, encoding MLEKAIALAYDRDTYSAPRITAKGSGEAAKRLIALAKKHGVPVMGDEELVQRLYLFDLEAVIPEDLYEVVAEIYSFVWNLREGA
- a CDS encoding HD-GYP domain-containing protein, with product MKKYKVSELQDGMQFSAPVYIDEESLLVPEGVAIREKDIERLKRWEVEVVTSEGSPIIEQDFQQQISSIDGNIGKKLLQLYSDALTIADQFYVDAEQGSGLDTGAVDELMGSYYPALRDAVDDAMGLTFRQSKTESRYAGGAINCMILSMAIGQRINLPGHRLMNLALAAFLHDIGMTRIPRAIVEKKERLTEDEMKAVMAHPIHSYRIITKELGLSEEVGRIVLLHHERWDGKGYPKGLTGKEIPVASRIISVADAYEAMIRDRPYRGSMIGYKAVRQVLNDNGRRYDSDILKVFIKSMGVYPPGSVVILQDGSVGKVIRNHRDVPLRPVVRVLVNSDGERLASGKQREVDLLVTPDAFIARAVHPRELENAS